A window from Piliocolobus tephrosceles isolate RC106 chromosome 11, ASM277652v3, whole genome shotgun sequence encodes these proteins:
- the ITM2C gene encoding integral membrane protein 2C isoform X2 — MVKISFQPAVAGVKGDKADKASASAPAPASATEILLTPARLARDNFFRCGVLYEDSLSSQVRTQMELEEDVKIYLDENYERINVPVPQFGGGDPADIIHDFQRGLTAYHDISLDKCYVIELNTTIVLPPRNFWELLMNVKRGTYLPQTYIIQEEMVVTEHVSDKEALGSFIYHLCNGKDTYRLRRRATRRRINKRGAKNCHAIRHFENTFVVETLICGVV, encoded by the exons ATGGTGAAGATTAGCTTCCAGCCCGCCGTGGCTGGCGTCAAGGGCGACAAGGCTGACAAGGCGTCGGCGTCGGCCCCGGCGCCGGCCTCGGCCACCGAGATCCTGCTGACGCCGGCTAGG CTGGCCCGAGATAACTTCTTCCGCTGTGGTGTGCTGTATGAGGACTCCCTGTCCTCCCAGGTCCGGACTCAGATGGAGCTGGAAGAGGACGTGAAAATCTACCTCGACGAGAACTACGAGCGCATCAATGTGCCTGTGCCCCAGTTTGGTGGCGGCGATCCTGCAGACATCATCCATGACTTCCAGCGG GGTCTGACCGCGTACCATGACATCTCCCTGGACAAGTGCTACGTCATCGAGCTCAACACCACCATCGTGCTGCCCCCTCGCAACTTCTGGGAGCTCCTCATGAACGTGAAG AGGGGGACCTACCTCCCGCAGACGTACATCATCCAGGAGGAGATGGTGGTCACAGAGCACGTCAGTGACAAGGAGGCCCTGGGGTCCTTCATCTACCACCTGTGCAACGGGAAAGACACCTACCGGCTCCGGCGCCGGGCGACGCGGAGGC GGATCAACAAGCGTGGGGCCAAGAACTGCCACGCCATCCGCCACTTCGAGAACACCTTCGTGGTGGAGACGCTCATCTGTGGGGTGGTGTGA
- the ITM2C gene encoding integral membrane protein 2C isoform X1 — translation MVKISFQPAVAGVKGDKADKASASAPAPASATEILLTPAREEQPPQHRSKRGGSVGGVCYLSMGMVVLLMGLVFASVYIYRYFFLAQLARDNFFRCGVLYEDSLSSQVRTQMELEEDVKIYLDENYERINVPVPQFGGGDPADIIHDFQRGLTAYHDISLDKCYVIELNTTIVLPPRNFWELLMNVKRGTYLPQTYIIQEEMVVTEHVSDKEALGSFIYHLCNGKDTYRLRRRATRRRINKRGAKNCHAIRHFENTFVVETLICGVV, via the exons ATGGTGAAGATTAGCTTCCAGCCCGCCGTGGCTGGCGTCAAGGGCGACAAGGCTGACAAGGCGTCGGCGTCGGCCCCGGCGCCGGCCTCGGCCACCGAGATCCTGCTGACGCCGGCTAGG GAGGAGCAGCCCCCACAACATCGATCCAAGAGGGGGGGTTCAGTGGGCGGTGTGTGCTACCTGTCAATGGGCATGGTCGTGCTGCTCATGGGCCTGGTGTTCGCCTCCGTCTACATCTACAGATACTTCTTCCTTGCGCAG CTGGCCCGAGATAACTTCTTCCGCTGTGGTGTGCTGTATGAGGACTCCCTGTCCTCCCAGGTCCGGACTCAGATGGAGCTGGAAGAGGACGTGAAAATCTACCTCGACGAGAACTACGAGCGCATCAATGTGCCTGTGCCCCAGTTTGGTGGCGGCGATCCTGCAGACATCATCCATGACTTCCAGCGG GGTCTGACCGCGTACCATGACATCTCCCTGGACAAGTGCTACGTCATCGAGCTCAACACCACCATCGTGCTGCCCCCTCGCAACTTCTGGGAGCTCCTCATGAACGTGAAG AGGGGGACCTACCTCCCGCAGACGTACATCATCCAGGAGGAGATGGTGGTCACAGAGCACGTCAGTGACAAGGAGGCCCTGGGGTCCTTCATCTACCACCTGTGCAACGGGAAAGACACCTACCGGCTCCGGCGCCGGGCGACGCGGAGGC GGATCAACAAGCGTGGGGCCAAGAACTGCCACGCCATCCGCCACTTCGAGAACACCTTCGTGGTGGAGACGCTCATCTGTGGGGTGGTGTGA